In Lolium rigidum isolate FL_2022 chromosome 7, APGP_CSIRO_Lrig_0.1, whole genome shotgun sequence, the DNA window GACGGAGGCGGGCAAGCACTAGGGCccggggcccctgccccggccctgCACACGGCAGCCAGATGGCCACCCTGCCCGGCCTCGTCAgaatcgccgccatggccgcgcacgCCCCCGCGTCGGGTCGGAATCGGCCCCCCGAAGTCCGATCTGGACCCTGCGCGCGTCGCCCGCCGTCGACCGCAACGAAGCGCCGCCGCGAGCACGCCCAGCACCTGGAGCCTCCACGCCGCGGACGAGCCGCCGCGCCACCGCGCCCCCGACCAGCACGGCGCCCCGGCGGCTgcctcggcccgcgccgccaccgccgcgcgagggggaagaagaggcctcaccgccgccggcgccccggggctttgcccgacgacgcctgctggcggcggcgagggagggaggaggaggagggtgggagggggaggcggcgccTACGGTTTCGCCCTGCCGCTCGCGGGAGCGGGCAGGGACGAAACGGGCAGCAGGGAGCTCCATGTGTTtgctccatcttcttcctcctgtcTCTGATTTACACCAAGTAGAGTTACACTGCTCCAATGCACTCTCGCTGGCgttccccatttcaaaaaaaaaaaaaactctcgcTAGCGTTCCCAAACAAAGTGACTCAACTTTGCAGCAATAGTGACGAATCTATATGTGTTTTAGTATGTAGGTATACTTATATTTTATAAAGTTGGTTTACTTACTTTTGCTTGGTACACCAATTAAGTTGGATACGTGTCAACGTGAGTGTGTGATGTTCGACGTATGTCCTTATCTTCCAACGCCATGGGAGAACTAATCTAACTAAACCAGATCCACTCGATCTTGTCCCTCTCTCGCCGTGAGTTTCTTATGCTACACCGCTCTCTAGTCTTCTCAATCTCGACGACTATGTGCATGGCCGTTCGAGGGAGCCGGCCTTATCCGCCGAGATCCTGCAGTGGGAGATGAGTGAAGAGCGTCTCGGCCCGACTGCACGCCTCTGTCGGCAACCTTGACAACACCATGGCCAGCATCGACAACGAAGTTGCGGTGACTACCTTCGTTTGTCACGGTGTATATGATTTTCATCTCTTTTCTTGCACTAGTACTTGCTTCACATGCAAATCTGCTACATGTCATAATCTGATATATATGTAAAAATTGCTACTGTTTATGTGCTATTGTTCTAGATAATTAAACTTGCTAAAAAACTGCTTCATAATGATATTGATCCACTAGTCCCGCTTAGCTAGATGAATTCCTAAATGTTAGTAGGAGGGTGAAATTAAACGGTTGCATACAGTATGAAAGTATATATAGCACGCACATTCGGTGAGgtgtatactccctccgtccgcgaATAAGCATATGTTTTTCTCTTTTGAAAGTCAAACATTTTGAATTTAGACCAAAGTTTTACATAAAACTAGCAAAATATATGACATCAAATAactatattattaaactaaatatCAAGATGAATCAAACGTGTCATGAATATTGCTACTTTTTCTAGAAAATTGGTGAAAGTTAATAAAGTTTTGACTTAAGACATGTCTTAAtatttatttgtggacggagcaaGCGTCGTTGATATCGTCTTAACGTGAATTAGTTCAGCTTTTAGTGAAGCcctatatttaaaaaaaaattgtgttaCGAATCGTGCATTTGTAAGTTAAAAATTGAGTAGCAACAGTAACTTTTTTTTTATTTACAAGTGAGGCTCTAGCTAGAAAATAACTTGGCCAGATAGATTTACTTCGTTATTCGTGCTTATTATAAGTTACAACCGAGTTTCAATGATCTTccttaagactactcatagtgggagtaacatagatagtaacatcacacaccccaatatattttggtgacatagctagttactgtaataTCACATTTCTCAAGATACTACCTCCAGCCGTTTCTCAACATACGCGCAAGCCCTTTCTAACTAAGAACTCTTATGCGATCGAGAAttagagcacctccagccgtTGGCGCTCCACATGGccaaatccggcgctaaatagcgccagaTTGGATGAAACTTTAGCGTGTAGAgcaccgaagttccagccgtctcccAGGTAGACGCCCAGAGATCGGTGTTTTTGTCTTAGTTTCACAAAAAAAATTCACAGTTCAGCGAATTTGACAAATTTTGCCaatatttggcttatttttacaaatagtTACAGTTCAATAAAACAAGCAAATAATTtgacaagttttcaaacaaatcaaatgaaaactagttggtgttgcctcgaagcctccatatgtgctccaccagatcatcctgcagctgttgatgcattgtggagtctcgaatctcctgacgcatagcgatgaaaGCAGCCCACGATGCTGGCACctcgtgattaggctgtgcaagaggaccctctctgtcatatggtgcagctaGTTCGCCCAGAGGAACCGAATAGTTCCGctcattctcgataatcatgttgtgtaagcacacacaacggtTCATCacttcccacatctgatctttagaccaagtcaaagcggggaaccggactacaacaaatctctgctggaggactccAAATGCGCGCTCGATgtcctttcggcaaccttcttgttccttgacaaactcAACCTGCTTCGGGAGGACGGGGCTTGagttagtcttcacaaatgttgcccacttctgATAGATACcatctgcaagatagtatcccttgttgtagtgCCGGTCATTGATCACAAAGTCAACCAGGGGAGcataccctcaacaagcttggagaagatcgaCGATCACTgcaagatgttgatgtcgttcttggatcccggcataccaaagaaggagtgccaaatccagagatgataggtagccactgcctcaagtatcactgtgcagccttttttgtgacccttataCATTTCCTACCAGGCAAACAGACAATTCTTTCATttccaatgcatacagtcaatgcttccaagcatccccgaaaatcctcgagcttcattgaaaGCGAGGATCTGAGCAGTGTCTTCgtcgtcggagtccatgtccggccaggaAAATGGAAGAACACTTGTCAGGCGTGTCGACGAGGCGCGACGCGAGGGAGTTGCCCGACGACGGAATATATGCAGACATCACGACGGACAGCGGAATATAGGCTGTTGGGTGGAGCGACGGCGGAGTTCAAGCAACCGGCCGGCGGAATGGCAAGGGGTGATGCCGGCAGCGACAGAGCAACGAGAGGGGAAGAGGGATTTACGAGAGAAAGTGGTGGGGTTCATGTGTTCTCTCGTcgacagagcgggcccgtcccctcttttctctcgtccggagtccttAAACGCACCCCGGGAAGCCAGGGATGGCCTGGACACTCCGGATGGATTAAAAAcgtattaaaaaaaaaaaaaaaccgagaACGCGACTAAGCGAAATAACGGTGTCCGAATGACAAAACTTCTGCCAATGGCCTTGTCGGAGAGACGGTTGCCACGCATAGGGCGATAGCTGAACTGCTGCAGGCACAGCGGCATGCGTGCGTTGGCGCGTTGGACGAATCCCAGATTCCGTGCCCGGCCGGCTCGAAGTTACTGGATCCTTTCCAGCCGTCCAAAAGTGACCAACGCCTCAATCGAGGTTCTGACGCGACTCGCGAGTGAAATCTGTGGGACGCGTCGGTGTGGCAGCTTTGCACGTGTACTGCCTCGGCTTTACCCCATTCGCACGCCTGCTCGAACGCAGGGCGAATCGATGGTTCCAATCAAATTCCCATCAGAACGGACACTGTGCTCGCTTAGAAGCTCTACCCATCATCTtgcgtttttctttttcttttgatgatcCACAAAACAGAGAGAATCACGCTGGCCAGCTCGAGAACGTGTTCTCAGACGCTCCCGTCTCTGATTTTAATAAGCTAGCTGCTCCATTTTCAATTCATCGAGCGAGGCAGAATAATTCCGACGTGCTCTCCAGCACGAGTACCGTACCGATCTGGTCCAGTAGTTAATTAAGTACAAATGGGGTTCAGCCATGTACGTTGTTATCAGCGATCAAAGTCGTTGGCATCTCACTTTCACCTCGCATCTCTAGGTTAGTTCTGTTTTGAACCTTTCAACTTTTCGATATTTTAGTTTTCCTCTTAATGCGTTTTCTTTTGGTCAGTGAAGAAGACTTCGTTTCAGAAAGAAATAACTGTGAGTAGTAGAAACATTGACTTGCCACTCAAGTTTGTCGCGCCTGCTTCGGACTGCTGTGTAGATCTGGACGGTGGAGAATTAAGCTAAGATGCTCTTCTAAGTGGCTTGTTTAGTCCTAGATAGGTACTACTACAAATCATGGGAATTTGGAAAGGGCACTTTATTATTTCCTCTGTTTATAAAAGGATGACGTAGGTTTGTctaaattttgatgtatctagacacatattTTTAGTATAAGTtatattcaaatttagataaatcttcgaTATCCTcttatgaatggagggagtacttaaagAAATAAAAGGCGCAAAACATGTAAGCATCAAAGAAGTTGTGGATGCATCTAAGGTGATGGAGGGCCAATTCAAAGATTACGCGTTGCTATCCGTGTTAGataaaaatattcgccaccatgtTCCCTAACCATGTAGAGATCCCCGTAAATAGGTCACGATGCACCATAAGCTTTAGAGACAACCACGAATAGAGAGTAGCGGTGCCACGGTAAATACCTTGCATGAGAGaagatttttattattatttaaaaccTTATCATTTCTATATAGTCATAGCTACCAAATAACGGCAAACGATTTCACCCTAATAAATTGTTTAAACCTAAATTCACACCATTTGACCACTTGCCAAATATATTTAGCTAGCCCTCTTATAGATCTTCTAGTGAAAAGAAACACTCTATTGCTTTTCTCCGGTCCCTGTTTTGCAACAAAAGTCGATTGCAAGatttcttggttgtatctagaaGAACGACGAGTTGGAAACAGTCCATGATTAGCAGCAAGAGTTTTAATCCAATGCAGTTTAGTTGGGACGTGACTACACGGCACATAACTAAACAGGCAAATATCGTCGATGCATCCGCAAAGAAGACTAATTGAAGAGGCTTTGTGGATCCAATTATTGGTCTCTAACATATATGAAGCGAAAAAGAAAAACTCATGAGTGGGTGAGTTGGGATCGATATGGTTCAAAAATAGGGTGATGGGGACTTTTCTTCTAATCCACCTATCAACTCATGACTTTTTCTATGTTTACCCATTTGTGTAGAGTTTGTTAATTAGAGCCTTGGGTGTAGCCCCACCGTATGCTCCACCGCCACCCCATTTGTATGCAACAGACCTTTCTGTCCATTGCACCATCCAAATCGCATGCAGATCTTGTAAACTACCTTTCCTCGTCCAGGGTTTATTCTCACTGGTGACTAATTTAAGGTCCAAAAGCTAGGGAGGAATTTGATGCTAACAGattgctctttttttttcttttcattttgacctatttttaataaataaaatatattaatatcacgaaaaTATCAATTACAACTAACTTGTGCACCAACAAGATGGCTAAAGAATCCAAGGATGCACATAGCTaaaaaaaataagagaaaaagaaaggaaaaaaaagaccCCATCAGATTATTAAAAACGTGCAACTGCATCACTCTAAGCACAACCAAAGATAACACCCAAACTACAAAAAGATTCTCCAAAGCAACATCTCCAAGAAAAAAACATGCACATGCATTTTCATCGCCCAATCAAAGATTTTAgggtttcaccctgaagaaagttcgATTTAGCAAAATAATACCTTAAGTAAGATTATTGTCAGGTACAACCAATAAAGATAATACTTGGGTTTTTCACTCTAAAAATCACGACTCTATACTCAAGGAGGACCGCAAAAAATGTAGTCATCATGTGCTACCACCCCTGCTTAAGGAGGTCACCGCTGCAAGTCTTCAAACACATGACACACATGAGCATGTCTGAAATGGACACGAACAACGCCCAGTCAGCCATAATGTGAATCAACATAGTCTTGATCACATCCAATAAGCATCGCCACCATAACTTCAGAACATCCAATCACAACCACCATGACTTTCTCCACCTCTGTCAATACCATAGAAATCTATATTTACACATGTCCCATGGCATTGGAAAGAAATTGAAGTTCGAGCGGAGCCATCATGAAGCCGCACTGGCTAAAAATATAGATGCGGCAACTGGATAGTTTCCGATCTAGATATCCACTGACGCCATGAGCCCATAAGCGGAGATCTTCGACAGGAAAGATCGAAACTCGTCAGCAGCCATATCGAGGAAGCCGGCATCAAGCAGGCTGACGACTTAGCGAAAGAAGACCACACTAGGGCCAAAACACCATTATTAGGTCCAAGCCAGCAAACCCCCGCTCGATGATTCCCTTCGGGACTAGTAACATCAATCCCCACCGGCCACCGACAACCCGAAGGCTTGGCCAACAGCGATGAAAGCGACCCGCGCCGCCCGAAGCCTACGCTAGATGGCCTCACGACTCCGAGCACATCGAAAGCAAGCCACCACCGAACCACCACGTTGTCGATGTGCAGACCACGATGTTGCGCCCCTTTCCCAACACCGTGTCCCGGTCGGCTAACGCAACCTCGCTGCCATCCACCATAGGTGGACCACTACCATCTCCAAGAGCAGTCGCCCAAGCTGCCAACCTTCGTCTCCATGATTGACCGTCCGCGGCGACGAATGAACCCCCGTGGGGAAGAAGCCGCCACACGAGGAATCCTCCCTGCCGTTGTTGTCGACCGAAGGGATTTGATCGTCCACATCTTCCAATATCAACGGGAAACCAGCGAGGAGGATCTAGAGCGACGGCAGCTAGGGTTTCCGCACGAGCCGCCCCATGAAGAGCAGCGCGGGGCTCTGAAATCTATTGATATGGTTCTTCACCGCCGGTCGTAGTCTTTTCCGAGCGCACCCTTTCCATGACAGATTAACAGCCGTCCATGAGACATGGCCGACCCTGGATGGAAAAGCCAACGATCCAGCCTGCGGGTACCGGATCGGTCGGTCGGTTTGCTCGCTACTACGATCGTCCCAAGACCAAAGTACAGCCCAAGCATCACATGGACTGTTCGTGCATGTGCGTCTCTCCCTTTCTCTGCTGCACCAACTTGACGCGACACGAGCTAATCAAGTCGGCCACGAGCTGATTGTACCGCTTCCATTGGGCAGGCGGCCTTGACACCTTCTGGTCGATCCGGGGCAAGAAAAATCACGGCCTTGACATGATTTTGTTTGAAAAGTACTTAACAAGAAAATAATTGAAGGGGGGCTGGCTATCCCAATTCGTGGGTACAGAAATGTGCCACCTTGTTTAGCTATCTTTTTCTTTgtgttgatgatgttgatgaGGGTGCCACCTTGTTAGCAAACGCAATGAATTAGTCGTCGTGGGCAAGCACCACCATGAATGGTGCCATAATTAATTAAGATTCACGGCGGTCCTTACTGCCGGAGCGTGCCACGGCTACAACGGTTTAATCTCTCTATAATCTGGCCATTATGTGGTGGTGTGTTTCTGCGGATGGCACCCTGAGCTTAGCGAATATTACCACTAAGCTAATCACCTACCGCTAGACACTAGACACCATCATGTTCGTCGCTATGCGCCTAGGTGCTACGAGACACGCACGCCAGATCGGCTCATTCGGAAGCACATGGGAACAAATATAAACAAACCATTGTTTTTGTTCAGTTTGGATTTATTTAGTCCTAACAGAACCGCTAAATAAAATCAAAAGCGGTTAGTAGTGTGCGGAGATTCGTTTTCATCTTTCATCATTTTTTACTGAACCACAATAATTTGCACAATAGCCCCTGGGATTTGCCCATATATAACTCATCTCCCTCTCGCCGCCTCGCTAGTAGCCGCTTTCCCTGCTTGCCGTCTCATCGTTTTCTTCTCTCTACGACTCTACCTGCTCCCTCCTCCAAATGTTGCCACCCAACTAACGAAGCCAGGCTTCCGCCTCCGGCGCCGCGACTCCACCCGCGCGCTTCGAAGCGCGCGCACACGCTCGATCACGAAGCGCAGCAGGAGCGGCGAGCAAGACCAGGCCGTGCACCGCGgtacgtgcgtgcgtgcgtcAGAGGAGCAAGCGCGCATGGGGACGAAGCGGCGGCGCCAGCAGCACCACGGCCGGTGGGTGGTGCCCCCGGTGGCGCCGGCCGCGGCGGCGTTCGCGGCGGCCgggctgctgctcctcgtcgtcgCGTTCCACTGTTTCCTCTCGCCGCCGCTCGGGGGTGGCGGCCGCCGCCCCAACCCGCCGTTCCTGGTACGCACCCTCCCTATACTATCTCAACAAAAGCCGCGACTTTGCGACGACGGGGGTCGGCCCGTCGGTTCGTTCGCGCCCGCCCGATTTTTCGCTCGGTTCCTGCCTGAATGCTGATTCTCTTTTATTGTTTTCCCTGCCCCCCTTTTGTCTCGCCGAGCAGTTGAACAAACCGGCCGAGCTGCGCAGGAATCTCGTCGGCACCGTCGATTTCACCGTTCCGGTCAGTGGATAGCCAATCCCGCGCTTCATCGCTTCCCGGCAAAATCGAGCCGTCAGTTGGTCTAATTCCGGTTTTTCTTCCTTAATCAGAGTGGCGGGAGCAAGCTCGGGGAGGAGCTCTGGGCGTCcaaggcggcgcacaacttcgtcGGCTGCAGTGACGCGACCAAAGACTTCGCCGGTACGCGTTGCGCTGCTTGCGACAGCAATTTCGGTTCTCTTCTCGTATACGACATGCTTTGCGTCAGATGATTGCCATTGCCGCTGTCTGTCTTTGACTCTGTTCGCTAGCAATAAAGCTCCCTCTTTTTCTCTTGTATGGCTCCGCAGATGCCAAGGCCGTCACCCAGTCGAATCGCTATCTCATGATCGCCACCAGCGGGGGCCTCAACCAGCAGCGAACAGGGGTAAGAGCAAACATCAGTAATCGAACAGTGTGTGAATATATGGAAATTCAGTAATCTCGTGATTTCAGTGTATACATAAGTAACACAGCCTCTCTGAATTACTGTGCTGGTGGCCTAGTATGCTAGCAGTATAGGATTCGCAATGATGGGGCTCTCGAGCATGTGCTACTCACTAATACTACAGTTATACTGTACTAGTTTCAAATCATTTCTCTTCAGTTCTAAGCATCTTGTGTCATGTAGCCATGCCCATGCTTAATTTACTCCACCAACTTGTTGGTGCCTTGCGGGCCTGCATCCGTGCATTTTTCTGTCTTTTCTTGGTATACTCCAACTACTTTTGGAAGCCCTGCGTGACTGCACCTGTGTATTTACTCAATATCTTATTAGTATTAGCTGTCATGTACAACTACCCTGTATCAGAGGAAATGCATACTTACTTGCCAGTTCTGATGTTGAGTAATCTGAATAACCGCCAATTTGATCCTGCCTGTGTTTCTTTTCATGAGCTTGCCGGGTGTCCAGAGAAGTAGTTGTCTCTGTTTGAGCTCATACTCATATCTTCTCTCTGTACTAATTGATGAAATTCTAATGTTTGAACTCTGCCAGTTTTTTCATGATAATTCTCCCCGTTTTTAGCTTCCTCTTTTCTGTAAATGACGCGGAAACTCCTCCTATTATCTTGTTTTCAGATCATAGATGCTGTTGTTGCAGCGCGCATTCTGAATGCAACACTTGTCATTCCGAAGCTCGATCAGGCATCCTTCTGGAAAGACGCAAGGTCGCAGCCGTTACCGTCTCTTGGTTGCCTACTTGCTTTGGCCAAGTACCATGTGCTAATTCCGTGTTCTGTATCGCAGTGATTTTGAGGAGATATTTGATGCTGAATCATTCATATCCTCGCTCTCAAACGATGTAAAGATCATACGGCAAGTACCTGATAGAAATGGGAAGGCACCATCTCCGTATAAGATGCGTGTACCAAGGAAGTGTACTCCAAATTGCTATGAGAACCGAGTGCTACCTGCTCTTGTGAAGAAACATGTAAGCGTTACAGATTGTCAACATCATGTGTTTCTTATGTTCAGACCTTTAGGCTAAAAATGCTCGATTCTGACATGTTTTGTGCATTTGTACACATGCAGGTTGTGCAGCTAACAAAATTTGACTACCGGGTTTCCAACATGTTAGAGACTGATCTTCAGAAGCTCAGGTGTAGAGTCAATTATCATGCGCTGAAGTTCACAGATCCAATTCACAAAATGGGACAAATGCTTGTCCAAAGAATGAGAGCCAAAAGTGGACGCTTCATTGCTCTTCACCTAAGGTAATATTGTTTAGACGAAATTTTGTGTTGGATGCGCGGT includes these proteins:
- the LOC124676447 gene encoding O-fucosyltransferase 6-like; the encoded protein is MGTKRRRQQHHGRWVVPPVAPAAAAFAAAGLLLLVVAFHCFLSPPLGGGGRRPNPPFLLNKPAELRRNLVGTVDFTVPSGGSKLGEELWASKAAHNFVGCSDATKDFADAKAVTQSNRYLMIATSGGLNQQRTGIIDAVVAARILNATLVIPKLDQASFWKDASDFEEIFDAESFISSLSNDVKIIRQVPDRNGKAPSPYKMRVPRKCTPNCYENRVLPALVKKHVVQLTKFDYRVSNMLETDLQKLRCRVNYHALKFTDPIHKMGQMLVQRMRAKSGRFIALHLRFEPDMLAFSGCYFGGGEIERRELGEIRKRWKTLHASDPDKERRHGKCPLTPEEVGFMLRALGFGKDVHIYVASGDVYGGEETLAPLKALFPNFHSKETLASKEELEPFLSFSSRMAALDYVVCDGSDVFVTNNNGNMARMLAGRRRYFGHKRTIRPNSKKLSALFLNRTSMSWDTFASKVQMFQKGFMGEPNEIKPGKGEFHEHPMDCICAREQRRTGHSKPYLNKIVGEGAENHTSGAEFEWRDMDYGENTPLARDSSNDTDPDYGRIGGSDIPELEDIISD